From the genome of Podospora bellae-mahoneyi strain CBS 112042 chromosome 2, whole genome shotgun sequence:
gtcttcgctgGATTCGTAGATTTCTCTTGCTATGTCCCCTTCTTCGGCTTCATCGTCGCTGATGGCGCCGCTTATCACACGGTCGACGAGGGCCCTGGCGCTTTTCCGTCTGGCGGATCTGTCTGCGTTATTCTTCCTGCTTGGTGTGTCTATCCCGTTGAGACCATTGAGTTTTATTGGTGTCGCTACTGTTTTCTTCAGCCTCGAGGCTGAGGGCGTACTGACGGTGGCATCGTCTGTGTCAGCGGCTGCTGTGGCGGCATGACGTCGTCGTTTCGGTGGCTCAatttcgtcttcttctgggaTTTCGTAAGGATCGGTAGTTGCTGGTCGTTTTCGGGGTACCCTAGCGGCAGCTTTCTGATTTGTGGTCTTTTTTGGGGGCATTTTTTGTTCTTGAGGATATGTGATGGATGGTAATCCTTTGGTGGTAGTTTAATGGAGACGCGCCCAGGGTTCAATTGACGCGACTTTTGATGTGGCCCGAGCTCTCCCTCTGTAGCATCCCAGGGTTTCTTTGCACGGACTCTCAGTGACGTATTTGCTATAACCTCTAAGAACCGCCCTCTCGACATTTTTTAACATGAATCTCAATTTATCTGCCTCACTGAATATATTTAAACTGCTGGCGAAGCCGTCATTATGTCTTCCCCAGGCAACCGTAGCCACCTTTGCCGACCTTCCAATACCGCTCGACAAGGCGTTTGCGggacagagagagaaggtTGATATCAAGGCGGTGGTCTTGGACAAGGATGACTGCTTTACTTATCCGGAGCATAATGAGGTCTACGACCAGTACAAGGTATCCCTCCTAATTGTTCAATGCCTCACGTGTAGAAATATGTTAAAATATTGTACAGCAACGTTTCGAGGCATTGCGAGCTGCCTACCCAGGTCGCCGTCTCCTGATTGTCTCCAACACTTCTGGAGCCCAGAGTTATGACCGTGATGGAAAGCTCGCCGCTGCCGTTGAGAAGGCTACCGGCGTTGTCGTTCTTCCACATGAGACCAAGAAGCCCGGGTGTGGCGATGAAATCATGTCCTATTTCCGCAAGCATCCCGAGACAGGAGTGACCAGCCCAAGTCAGATCGCCATTGTCGGAGATCGTTTGTCCACAGACATTATGCTGGCCAACATGATGGGAAGTTGGGGAGTCTGGGTCAAGGACGGGGTTGTTCCTCTGTCGGAGAAGAGCGTGGTAAGTTTTTGCGCAGGGAAATGAGTTGGGAATGGGAGCTCACCGTGCTTGCAGTTCTCTAGGATGGAAAGAAGGCTAGCTCCATGGCTCATCGCCCGAGGTTACACGGCGCCTGATCCCTCAAGTCCTTTCGAGTGAACCGCACCGTCTTCCCAAATCGTCAGATCACGCTCAACTCGAAGGGTTCTGAGAACCTGCTTCAGAAAGCCACAGTTTCCAACTCACACCAAAGACACGCATTGCTGGGAGACGTTTACCGACAATGGCCAATAACTGGAATACTTGACGCCATTGGGCTCTCCTGAACATGCTAGGCCATGGCCTGCCAGATGGCAATAACCCGGCCCGCCGGAGGAAATGGGCAAAATGCTTGCTTACCTGATGGGATAGCAATGGGCACATACATTCTACCTGTGTAACATGGTGATTGACTGCTGATTGGCTGGGCTCTGGAGGTTTATCACTGCTGAACACAGTGTCCTTGAGTCCtctcgaggaggatgttcaatgatggggttggatgaATAGGGTTTACTGGAGCTTGATCCTCTTTGTACAACATCATGTAATATTATCCAGTATCTCGATGGCCTGCTTGCTTGATAGATCATGATATGTGATGCTTGAGCCAGTGACTCCAACCATGTGACTTGTCACCCCCATTCCACGGTGATAATCGAGGGTTCTAGAACACTGTATACGGCCCTGGAGAGTGTTCCCTATCATGCTACAGGACTCGGAATAGCTGTATTATGGCCCATCGGCACAATCTTTCCAGTACGCTCTCTCTTTCTTGCTGAAAGCCAGTCCGCCTTGCAAGCTCCTTTCGTTTTTCACGTTTTATATTCCGTTGTAAAACCAGTAACGTCCCCACATTACTAGTTCCCATGGAGTTGTTCATCTTGTAGATGGTCTCTTACATGCAAGATCACCTGGGGTCTGAATGTCTCAAGTTCCGTCCGGATTGACCTTGAAACTACCTTAGTAAACAGGGCAGTAAGAAAGATATGCTCTTTGTGATGTGACTTCACAGTCTCGAAGACTCACAGTCATGCGTCGAGAAAGGCAGGCGGCTCACAAGGGTTGTGCTGTACTCCTCGTGAACTTGCACATGAGGAGGACTCCAGTCATCAGGTACAATAGCGAGCTCTTTCTCAGCTGGAAGCATTAAGGGCCTATCCGGTGTATCACAGAGACGGCATGCTTTTCATTCACGTGCGGGGAGTGATGTGAATTGAAGGCCGAATTTTTCAAGGATCCATGTTGAGACTTGGGCCACCTGACCTTGATGGAATGACAGTGTCAGTTGGCTTGACGTGTTGCCCTTTCGTATAAATATATGAGACCGCGATGGTGGGTATCTGTCAGAAATCTAGGAAGGAGAAGTATGAAATCATCTAGTGTCGCCGGTCTGATCAAAAGTCTAGAAAGATATCACTCATTACTTGGCTTTATGAACACTTTTCTTTGCGTCCGACCGCCGTCGCAGACAACTTATCCGCTCTGTGCTTCTTGTATTTGGGTCAATGAAAGAGGGCATTGGCTGCAAGTGATGGTTCACCTTTAGACATAATGAACAGTTGCTCTAAGTTGATATTCACCGGTAAAAAAACTCCCGACCTCGGTCGCACAGTCGCTGAGATAGCGTGGGAGCTTGACCGAGATCGGTGAGCAAGTTTCCATTTGTTTAGAGCACTCAAATTCCCCAGCAAGTGCTGGTAATTCACAATTGGCAGACTTGTTTGCTCATGAGCGGGGTGCCGCCGAATCCCCCACAAAGATTGAATCGGACGAACAAAGTGACAAAGGCTCCGCGGCCGTATGATAGAGACTAAGAGTGATTAATATGATGCCGGTCAAGAAGACCCCCATCCTGTTCCGGCCGCAAGGGAAAGCTTCATGTGGTCCATCCCACTCTGCAAACGCTGCTCCAGGACGGCAGAGAGCGATAGATACCGCATTGTTGTCTTTTTCGACGTCATATCCACTCTCAAGATCTGATTGTCAGCTTCCTGCCAGATAGCAATGGCCAGAAGCAGAGATAGGGGTGGCTTACATGAAAGGCCAGCCCGTGACCGTGCTCCCAGTGACCTATTGTCAAATTTCAGCTCTCGTCGAGAATAGCAAACAGACATCGGATGACATTGGAGCTGGGTTTCGTTGGTTCGAGTAGGAGCGATGCGACTTCAGATGAAGACATTCACCGCGAGGCTGTGGAGGTGGTCGGCGACAGTGAATGTACCCCTGGGAACACTGTGCTGGCCATCCCCGGGTATAAATaacttcctcttccctctccctggctgtttttctctttttagATCAACGATCAAGACTTTGACTGCTATCCGGATTCTTAGCAGCTACAAAGTCACCGCCAGCTTGAAAAGTGTCCATCCAGCAACCAATTCTCTTTTGGTACCTGTAAGTGAAGACTTTCAAGCCCTACTCTCACTTTTATACCCCTCAAAGGCTTTCTGGGGGCCCACTAGCTACATCGTACATGTCCCCAGTCACGTCTTTGACCCATGATTCTACTCTTTGAACACCTCACCTTCAATTGCCCCCCAAAGACCTATCATTACCCCTTCACACCCCTCCTAGCCCTCAAAACACCCATCACACCACCAATGGACGCCTGGACAAAATCTCTGGACGCCTTGGATTATTTTCCAGTCGCCTCAAGTTGTCTTTTTGACGCCTCGAATTATATGTATCATGCCTATCATTAGATTTCGGACGCCTAtaacaacatcaaaaaaGCCTATAACACCCATTAAAATGCCTATTCACCACGGTTCAAAGCGTCCACATTTCGAAACAACACCCTTCCACACTCTTCACAtgcctcttcacccccatcTTACACCTCAAGTATGCATACAACTAACATCCCCACAGATCACATCACCATGCCCCTACCCAGCACCGTAGGCAAAGGCGGCAAAGCCTGGATCCGAGAAGAGGAGTTCCTCTTCTGGAAGAAACTCGTCCCGTTCACCAAGAAGcgctgtggtgatgatatcGAGAATAACGAGGAGCATGAGTGGAATTGGGTTGCTTCcgagatgaggaagaggatgagggagaagtACCTGAAGGAAGGGGAGCCTGACCGTAGGAATTACACAGGACTCGCAATGTGTAAGTCTTTTTTGTTGAAGCATATTTGGTTATGGGGAGTGGGGGCTGACGTGAGACAGTCGAGCATTACTGGCAGAGTGCCCGTCATAGACGCCcgactgttgctgctggccgGTTTCCCAACCGGTATTGCAATTTGGGTATGTCTTCAATAGTTCACCCCTCAGAAGATCAGTAGCTTACTCCGCCCTAGAAGCCAACGAAGAGCAAGTCCGGGAGCGCGACGAACGCCTCGTCGCCATCCGCAAGAAGCGCCGTGATGCCCGCAAGGCAGCGCGCAAGGCAGCCCGTGAAGCTCGCGAAGCCCgcgaggctgaagaagccGCCGACGGCAGTCCCATCAGGGAGAGCACCGGGTCGGACAACAACGACGCTGACATGAGCGATGACACCGATGAAACCTCCGAcaatgacgaggaagaaaCCCCCGAGTTTGACGAAGCAGAAGCCATCCGTAAGATGGAGGAGTccaccaagatcaagcaAGAGAGCGGCTCCGAGTACGAgtctgacgaggaggacacCGGGTCTGAGCCCGACGCCAAACCCCGTCGTCGCAAGGGGGGTAAGAACAACAGGCGCGCTAGTATCAAGAAGGAAAACCGGCGTTCAAGGTCGCCGGAGATGACGGCTTTTGCAAATAATGGGACTATGGCTGctaagaggagggagaggttgcgtgctggggaggagatgaggaggaggaatagGGAGTTGTATgagatgttggggaggggggaggggaatggggggtGTTATGGGGGacagggggaggggaatggggggtGTTATGGGGgacaggggcaggggcaggggcagatGAGAGGGGTGATTcaggggtgatgggagagggTTTAttgagggggtgttggcgaaGCGGGAcgggtggttttggttggGTCAGGGAGCCATGATAGGGAGAGCAAGGGAAAGGTATGGTAATGGCATTGGAAGAAGCGCATGGAAAGTCATGGTCATGGGAACTAAAGAGGTGGATGGATGAGTTACGGAATGGCGAAGTTCG
Proteins encoded in this window:
- a CDS encoding hypothetical protein (EggNog:ENOG503P247; BUSCO:EOG09264S4C; COG:S); the protein is MNLNLSASLNIFKLLAKPSLCLPQATVATFADLPIPLDKAFAGQREKVDIKAVVLDKDDCFTYPEHNEVYDQYKQRFEALRAAYPGRRLLIVSNTSGAQSYDRDGKLAAAVEKATGVVVLPHETKKPGCGDEIMSYFRKHPETGVTSPSQIAIVGDRLSTDIMLANMMGSWGVWVKDGVVPLSEKSVFSRMERRLAPWLIARGYTAPDPSSPFE
- a CDS encoding hypothetical protein (EggNog:ENOG503PH1C); protein product: MHTTNIPTDHITMPLPSTVGKGGKAWIREEEFLFWKKLVPFTKKRCGDDIENNEEHEWNWVASEMRKRMREKYLKEGEPDRRNYTGLAMFEHYWQSARHRRPTVAAGRFPNRYCNLEANEEQVRERDERLVAIRKKRRDARKAARKAAREAREAREAEEAADGSPIRESTGSDNNDADMSDDTDETSDNDEEETPEFDEAEAIRKMEESTKIKQESGSEYESDEEDTGSEPDAKPRRRKGGKNNRRASIKKENRRSRSPEMTAFANNGTMAAKRRERLRAGEEMRRRNRELYEMLGRGEGNGGCYGGQGEGNGGCYGGQGQGQGQMRGVIQG